The DNA region aaaaacagtcAAGTTTACTACAACCACATTTTTCATAAGTAGCTTGAACAATTGTGatgagttttatttaaatttactctatctaattttatttaaattaatggcTCATTACATGGCATTACTCTAGCTTTCTAGtctaaaaaaagataattataaaatgaatttaaactgCTAATAGTAACTACCAATTATGACTGATTGCAtgttaaatgttttttgagTTCAATATAATCATCTAGgccatgaaaaatatataacaataaattaattagtataaaagattacatattttcttttatattatttatttatttattcttcaactaaaaaaaaaaaaaaaaacaaatattatcattagatTATTATGtgatatatctatatttacaaaaatatcgACTTTAATTATTacccatttttaaaatttaaatcactattatttgttttttaaaatatcttagaattatttatattattttcatcattattactattttttaatggacgttatttttttcatttcaatcgGGTCTGTATATTGGAATTTTAggaataaattcaattaacaatacctggaaattaataattagtcaattaatttactgcaaaaaaaaaaaaaaaaaaaatgtaggtatatttaatttattgttcttACATATTCCATCATGGAAGAACTATCACATCTTTGTTTGGCTAGTCTCCAGTGTAATCCAAGTTTGTGATACAATCGACTATTTTCCCATTCCATTAATTTGTTAAGTGAATGTTGtgtctattttaaattaataaataaaaattgattattaatttaatatactttattatgataatgattaatatgaattatttattactctTTTACTGAGACAAATAACTGGCCATAAACTTATACCAAGtgtgcaacaacaacaaaaacatccACAAAATAGCCATTTGACATTGACTGGTAGTGTTTTTTTAAGGACACCATTGACACGCATAACAGTTGCCTTGAATTCTTCTGGTGCAACACGTGATACAAGACCATTTGGAAAATCAGACTCAAACCGGTTACTCAGTCCAAaactgttgataaaaatagaattttattataattattattgtaaaattaaattaaaagttaaattaaattttattattgatcttGAAGATTTTTATAATACTCAATGACTAGCAagtaaaatacaatttaatgttttttttttttttttgctacttACACTGTCATATTACCAGCACCACGAACAATAATTGGATCTggtacaaatataatttgattatcttcattattttgttcattaatttcCTCTTCTTCATAAATTGCATCAAAATCAGCCATTGTAATTCAActtgctcttttttttatttgttcatataataaatgtaaatttgtttttattaataatttttgatttgtttaGATTGCTCCagcattattattgattaactAAATTCACTGATGTTAATTAACCATATataactaaataattaaaatttaaaaataaacaaacattaatgtatttttttttaagacaaagaataaattattgcagtaattatattgtaataaCAACAACGAAAAATCAACAACTGATCATCATTTTAAACAGCTGATTCAGCACTGCTGCTATGattttctagtttttatttatttaattatttatttatagaaaatctATTGCTATCTtgcttgtatattattataattgcatgtctctttttttttcaatgcaatTTGCACAAAGAGAAGAGAGAGAGCTCGATTGTCTAGCAATCGAAATAGTCGTAATCCTAGAAACTTTACGCTAGAAAAAAGATGGCTGTCATGATCTATTTATGCCCCCTGTCGGTCATTTTCATACAATCTTGTCGTCGTTGTTGTGTTCGTGCTTGTGTGGgctttatattcattaaatgGAGTTAATGTTGTgcgttttaatattaaaaaattaataatcaagttACTCTTTCTCtctccaaaataaaaaaaaaaaaaaccaaacaataattttagtaaTGTGAATTATCTAATTGTaagtaaatttaacaatataatcaatccacttaattaataatatttaaataaattattttaaaccgaaaaaaaaaaaaacaaaagttgcaaatttttttaaggtatacctatattttttttttttaacatcccggcttccattataattttaaatgataaacatttattattaattcgacaaaattaatttttatttatactttttattggCTTAAaacatgatttaattttaattataatattaatggataatttacaatgttgtaataataaataatagtcaaGATAACTTGTACTTAtgtcatgataaaaaaaaagcataaatatttttgaggtTAAGAATTGTCCAAACTAGTTTATCAGTTTGctaaaaaattacacaatattttgtaatatatgtatttgaattttgtagataaattaatttataatgtcggttcattataaatttaaatctgaGAAACAATTTGCAACAGTATCATTTGATGGTGTTCATATATCTGTTGCTGatttaaaaaaggaaatatcacatcaaaaaaattttggtaaatGTGAATTTGGTCTGTTGATTAAAAATGCGCAAACTGATGAAGGTACGTTAAACTAAActagtattattattgcttaaaaatataaataataattgtaattaaattttttataatacagaatataataatgacaatgcaCTGATTGCAAAAAACACAAGTGTTATTGTTAGTCGTGTACCATTAACGGTCCAACAAAAAAGATCATGGGATAGAAATGAATCACAACAATTTGTACATTCACGTGATGAAGCAAGTACAAGTCATCCAgttgatttatcaagaattGATGGTtcagaaaatgataaaataaatgcaatgaTGACACAATCATCACATGATTATAATCcatcaaattatcaaaaattacgtGGTGGTAATCAGACTGGTGAAGTACCACCATCATATCGTTGTCATAAATGTCATCAACAAGGACATTGGATTAAAAATTGTCCATTAACATTAAATCAAgaatcaattgaaattaaaaaaagtactgGTATACCAAGAAGTTTTATGATACCAGTTGAAGGACCAAGAGCACCTGGTGCAATGATAACACCAACTGGACATTATGCTGTACCGGCAATTGATCATCAAGCATataaagaaggaaaaaaagaaCGTCCACCATTTTCATCTGATCCAGaaccaattattaaaaaaccagaAATACCAGATGATTTAACATGCAATTATTGTAAAGATTTATTAACTGATGCTGTATTAATACCATGTTGTGCTGGTGCATTTTGTGATTTATGTATACGTACACATTTAGTTGATTCGGAAATTAATGAATGTCCAGTTTGTAATGAAAGAGAAATATCACCTGGTGGATTAATACCATCACGTTTTCTTCGTAATAGTGTTATGAGATTTATCAATGAAACTGGATATGCTAGACGACAAATTTATCCTccatcacaaaaaaataaagatgaagCAATTGACATTGAAAGCACAACTGAGCCAGCAACTTTTGTTGTACCACAAGTACCAAATGAAGTTGTTGAAGTTGATCCTACTGTTAAAGCTGAAGAAACAGTATCCAACAAAATTTCAACAacaggtaaaatataattttagattaatgcttcatttaattatgtttaaaaataaattttaatagtatttttttaataattctaatgATTCTTATAAACGCATgcgcaatttaaaaatttactaatgttaaaaaatgtcTAACctactgttttattttatttattttgcaatcAAGTAagagttgatttttttttttttttttttcacatggcTATGATGATAATTGTACATGTGCTAATTATAgcatgtttaatatttttattattattattacagttAAAGAAGAGACAAAATTAGTTGATCCAATTGTACCAAATGAAGCTAGTGAACCAGTACAAGCAGTTATTGAAGAAGGACATGAAGTAATAATACCACCTGGTACTGAAGAGCCATTATtgccaaaaattaaaattacatctgaaaaagaaattaataattctgatacaattataactaaaaaagATGACTATGAAGAAACATTTGAGGATGATAGAAGACCAAGAGAACGTCCAAGAGTATTTAATAAAGATCCTCAACGTGATAGgtttgtttttgtttgtttatttatttgatatagtTAATGGTTTTTATTAAAGctattaaatgattaattattaattttttgtattcaacAGAGGTTCAGAGAGAATTGTTGGTACATATAGATTGATAAATAGAAGAAGATCATCATCACCAAGACAACGTAATGATTATCCAAGTCAGCATGGACATTTACATATGATGAATCAAACAAAAGAATATCAAAATATGCCACCAGGTAATTCACAAAGATATCCACCAAATATGCATTATGAATCAGACATACGTAGATCTGGAGAACGTCCTGGTACACCAACTGTAAGTACTATTTAAATACCaaatatgtttataatatttttaaatatatgtttaattattattatttatttattaatcagaTTGATGAGCCACATTTGCATCCACAAAGCCAAGGTAATCAATCAAATATGATACCATATCCACCAGGCGAAGAAAGAATTTCCCAAtctcaacaacaacagcaacaacagcaacagcaacaacaacaaggtgGTTATAATCAACCACCACCGTCAATGCCACCACATGGAAATCCATTATTACCAGATCCATACGCAATGAATCATGGTCATAGAATGCCAATGTATCCTCATCAACAGGGACCACATTATGGTCCACCAAGATATGATCGTCCACCTTATCAACAACCTGGATATAGACCTTCACAGCCACGAGGTAGTTACAATGGTCCACCAAGACCAATGAGAGGAATGCATCATCGtaagttgattatttattactataatataatttactatttaaaaaaattaacaataaataatttaataaatttatttttaattttattttagttggaTATCGTGGTGTTCAACAACCACCCATGGGAATTCCTCGTAATATTCATAATGGAAATCCAACtgggtaaataaattttttaatttccataattatattaattatatttgattaattaatttattgcttttttataatttattaacagaGTTATTGATGATCCTTTGGAGGCATTTGAAAGAATGTTACGTGAAAAAGATGAACGTGATAGAAGACTTGGTAAACATCGCAGACGTTCAAGAACACGTTCAAGATCAAGAAGTTATAGTAGATCAAGATCACGTTCATTTGGACGTAGATCACCACGATTAAGTCGTTCACGTAGTCCACCACCAAAAAGACGTGGTTCAAGATCACCATTACCATCAAGACGTAGTAGAACACCTAAAAGACGATCATCACGTGATGGTAGCAGAAGCTTTTCAATCAGCaggtaatattttatataaattataataattattatttttaaatcacatattatttatcgaTTGATAATgtgatttgataatttatctaacATAAATGACAGATCGAGATCTTATTCACGCAGTCAATCACCACCCAGAGGCGCAATCTCAAGGGATCGTGATAGAGAACGTGAACGCGATCGTGAACGGGATTTACCTCCGAGATATCGATCCCCAGTTAGATCACCACCAaggcaaataaattttttttacaagcttTTCCTTATTATTGTTCAACTTTTTAATAGTAGAAAGCTAGAAGTAGTTGTAGTAGTTGTAGTAATTCTAGTAGCAATTGTAGAAATATTAGTtacagtagaaaaaaaaaaaaaaatctattttcctaatataatttaaaactttcaagtaaaaaaaaaaaacaaaacaaaacaaattaataaacaaatttttgtgaatttttattttatagatttcAAAGAGATCGTGAGAGAGAACGTGATCGTCCAAGATCACGTGAATCACGTGAAGGTTACAGTACAAATTATTATGCTGAATCAAAAGACTATAGTTATCGTGATCGTGAACGTGATGGAACAAGAGAACGTACTAGTTCACGTTATCCACCACGTAATCAAACATCACAACACAGTACAATACCATCATTGATGTCATCAcatccaccaccaccattaaTGTCATTGGGATcacaatcaacaacaacaccaccaacaacaacaacaacatcaccaTTAACACAAGTACCATCagcatcatcttcatcatcaacagcacCACTACTACCAACAGCAGCAGTAGCAGCATCAGTTGTTCCAGCTGTACCGGAAAGGAAAGACTATTATGATTCCTACAACAGGTATTTTCGCATCAATTGTCATTATTTGATTCGTGTCCTTATAGCGCGTGTACtactctattattattatattgataaaacaattctACTTTactctttaaatatttttttttctttattcaatagtattattattatgtagaaaaaaatttattttcattattttttaaaattatttaaatagttgatgatttttttttttttattttatttcttttttatgttaactttagtattgaaaaaaaaaaaaattatatttatatatttatattgtcgttattgagtgtaaaaaaaaaattcttaaaattatttattattttatttatttatcaatttatttaccgGTTATCTTCTACGGTCTTAgtttttagagaaaaaaaaaaccaatgtgatattttgattaatttttatactttttttttttctatgaatatagttatattattgttataatttatttacgttAAATggcataaaataatttttaatttaagtaaaaaaattgaaaaacaaaaaaaaaaaaagaaaaagcgtgtttcaacaaaataaacgaaaaatgaaatatttatttagtttaattaataactaaagtgaaaaattaatttaataaatatattttttttttcttatgagagtgtgtgtgtgtgtgtaatgATTGTTGTGTAAATTAAGGTAcgattgagataaaaaaaaaagagcaaagAAATCCaaagcaatatatttttgtaaatataattacgattgtttaaaaaataagtaagaTCTTAATTTTCTGCTATAAAAAATACCTGTCTACTGACAAAGACAAATGTGAtgttagaaaattaattcCCTTCGTACGCGTttagtcgtttttttttttcttacaaattttttttatttaaaaataaataaataaggaaatgaaatgaaaaaaataaaaaccaatttagatgatttttttgtaaaaatattaccGTAATTTACgttgatatttcatttaaaaaaaaaccataatgtTGTacctgacaaaaaaaaaaaaatgtgtgataaatgtaataataaagaaacgaaaaaaagtttttttaaaaaaaaaatatttacactgTGAGTCAAGAGGACAAGTCATACGAGATAAATATTATCGAGCAGAATCATCAGCATGTGATACTTGAAGCAAGGATCCAACTCAACATGTGCAACGCATCAACTTGGTTCTTGATTCAGGTGAATTCAGGACCAAATCAACATTTATcacatttattatcataatttcattaaattcaattatttttataattcaaaaaaaaataaaaaaggaaaaacggtgttataaatgttgatttaacgaatttatatttttactaatgaaatttattttgtttttcattataaaagtaataaaaaacaagacaaaTTTTAtggactgtttttttttttttttcttttaactaattaaaattaaaagtttattattttttgcagaTGCTGCATCACTGCGTCTTTAacaaattgacatttttttttcagcattcAATGGTGAAATTTACAagacatataattttttttttttaatttatttttttactaaaaaaacatGCATTcctaattaataaaaaaatgtgacaATTTGAATGAAAGTATAGTAgaataaatttcgaaatataaCCGGAGGAAATggtaaaagaaaagaaaaaaaaaaagacttagtttttttggttttaaaaaaaaaatattagaatgaATGATTAACGTATGAATAGCCTGTtgaatgatttgaaaaaatgataaattagtaaacaaataagaaagcgtaaatagataaataaacaaaaaaatatatttataaaaattattaacatgtttttctttttgtttatgaaTTATGTTAACAGGTATTCTGGTCCACCTGGTCAACAGCAAAGATTTAGTAGTCCAACACGTGGTGATTATCAAAAACGTTTTGATGATGTAGCACCACCAGGAACAGAGGGTTACTATGACGTGCCACCACCTGGTGTTGATCATCCAGAAAGATTATTAAGAGACGAACGTGAAAGACCAAGATCAATTAAAGATCAAGAAGATAGAGATCACAAAGATACTGATGATGATCGTCCATCTAGAGATGATAGGCAAGTTTTTTCAttcagttttttaattataaaatgaatcatggtttaattgattgtttggaGATGTTTaattgtgtttaatttataatttttatagacCTCGTGAACGTGATACAAGAGACAGAGAGGATCGTGATAGACGTGATAGAGATCGTGAGCGTGAAAAAGATGACAGACCATTacatcaaaaagaaaaagatgaacgTGATAGACGTGATACAAAAGATAAAGAACATGATCGATATATACGTCGTGATGATGATCGTACATCTGATAAAAGAGATTatgataaagataaagataaatatcGTGATGATAGAGAACGTGGTGAACGTGATCGTTAtagaaatgatgataaaatacgtATACGTGATAGAAAAGATCGTACAGAACgtgattttgatgataaagaaCGTGATAGACATGATAGACATTCTgatgatagaaaaaagaataaaaaaagttcaagTCCACATCCACAAAAAACACGTAGTGATACTAGAGATATATCaccagaaaagaaaaaagaaaaaaaattaaaagacaaaaaaaagaaaaaggatagtgttgatgaaaaattagaaaaaaagaaaaagaaaaagaaggaaaaaaaatcattaaaagaaGCTATTGCTAAAAATGAGCtatcaaaatatcaattatcattACAGTCATCTGATAATACATTGTcagataaaattgatgataaattattatcatcaaatgacattaaacatgaaaataatgataataaaataaatactggtGATGTATCAACATCCCATGATGAATCATTTGATGTTAGTGATCAAAATAATTCACTtgttgaaacaaaaattaaaaacgatgataaaacaattgtaACAATGATGAATCCAGAACCACCAGAACAAacagataatgatgatttttgtttaaacCCACCAAATCCAAATTTCAAACCAATTCCTGAAGttaaaaatgacaatgataaaCCAACAATTGATAGTCTTTATGACGGATTAGATGATACTGAAATAAATACTGTTATTACTGAAAAATATGCAATAATACCTGATGAAGAATTGgcaaatgttgaaaaatataatactgaTGATGATACTACAAAGAgaattgatgatgaagatgacgaagatgatgatgatgaagataaatcaattgttacaacaacagcagcaataACAGCTACAACAACTGAACCATTAACATCAACACCAACTAGAACAACAACACCTGAAAGAAAtataacaacatcaacaataaaaacaacaacaaaagatGAATTTTTAGCACCAATGCCAGAATTATCAAAATGGGAAAGAGATGACGAACGTGATGAACCAGATGAACCAGAATCTGATACAACtgaagaatttataaaattagatGTATCAATAACATCACCACAACATACAGATactaataatgatgaaatacaGTCAACAAAATTAGTAACATCTGAAGTATTAAAACGTGCTGAAAATGCAATATTTCAAAAAGCAATAAATGCAATAAGaccaattgaaattaaaaaaataagtgaaagtagaaaaatattatatcaaaatcCTGAACCAAAGAATACTATTGATACAAATACTGATTTAAATCGTTCATCAAGTGACAGAAAAAGTGTTAatgttacaataaatattggtaaaaatgaaagaaatgttgaaataacagagccattattaaaaaaatcaaaattagaTAGATCTAATTATCGTAGTagcaatgatttattattacattcaCCAACAAGATTATCAGCAAAAGAAAGACTTggtgataaaattgatgatgatgatggcagtggtggtggtggtaataaAGATGATTCAAAAACATATTACGATAAAGATTCAAATAaatcagataataatttaatggcTCGTTCAAGATCAccaaaattaagtaaaaaacaATCACCAATTATTGATGCAATATCAAGACATACAACATCTGAAAGAAAAGTAtatcttgatgataaaaagCGTGATAAAAATGAACGTCAACGTGATCATCGTGGTCatcattcaattgataataaacatGATTTGAAAGATACATTTGTTAaacgtgaaaaaaatgatagtagAGATGATTCaagatcaaataaaaatacagaaagCATACGTGttgataaagttgaaaaagaaaaacgtGGTAAATCACCAGTATATGTTAAACATAATACTGTTAAACGTAAAATTGGTAGTGgcggtgatgatgatgatgttgttattgataaaaagaaagatagtaaaaaaaatcgtgatgataaaaaacgtaaaagaTCACACAGAAGTAATAGTAGAAGTAAATCAAAAGATTGTAaacgtaaaaaagaaaaaaaacataaagataataaaaaacaaaaacataataaagaacattcatcatcaatgcaacgtgaaaaattaatagttgatgataaatcaacaattgatgaaaaaaatcaaaatcaagaagatgatgataatgttgttggtaaaaaaacaaatcgtaAAAATCCAAGATTAATATCTGATCGTAAAAAGAGTGCATTGGATGAAGCTAGTTTTGAGCCAGATTATTCAGCATCTGAAACAGcaactgatgataataatgatgataatacaataaatattaaaaaacaaaaaaatagtgatgatttatcaacaactgATAGtgttaaagataaaataattgataataaaattattaataaaaaaagaattaaatcaacaagttctgatgatgatgatgaagattcaagtacaacattatcatcatcaagtgaatctgatgattcatcatacagaaaaagaaagaaaaaacataaaaaacataaaaaacgtaaaacaACTAGAAAAGATAGTTCTAGTGATAGTGATTCATATTCTGATTCAAGTGAATCAAGTTCTGATgatgaaaaacataaaaaaaaatctaaaaaatctaaaagtAAAAGTAAACAAtccaagaaaaagaaaaagtcaaAACACAAATGAcgtcgttaatttttttaattgtaaaatttcgccatttattatatatatatattttttttttttttcattttgcaaaagaaaaaaaaaacaaaaagaaaaaagtggaaaaactttgaaattacatttaatttaattttttttttttgttttttttttttctctgggtaattgataattttaatttatttctttttaatttgaaataatatttatatattttttatttgtttattttaatggaaataaacaaattattatcaattaaattattggtTAAATTGAATCATCAATATCTCGTTTGTAAATTGTACTTTGATACAATTGTTTGTATATTGTGCTTTGATATTGTCGCTCGTCCCGTTAAAtctaagataaaaaattaaaaataatgaaaaaaaaaaaaaaaaaaaatgaatataagtagtttataaataagaaaaatgaaaaaaaaataaaaaaaaatttaaaaataaatatttaaaaaaatgaaaaattatgtaaaatttatttaaaaaaaaaaagtaattcctaattaaaatatgtttaattatcttttataattttttaaatgtttttttaattttttaatgataattttcttgctTTAAATGTGTCAATAAGTGAAATTAGCAATGGCAATTTTTCACTTTCATCAGTATCTTTTATTCCCAAATCTTGAGTTATAAATGAACGTTCCAATCTACGATTTCCACAGTCacattctaaaataataattaatatttaattaaaaaaa from Aphidius gifuensis isolate YNYX2018 linkage group LG5, ASM1490517v1, whole genome shotgun sequence includes:
- the LOC122858372 gene encoding E3 ubiquitin-protein ligase RBBP6 isoform X2 — protein: MSVHYKFKSEKQFATVSFDGVHISVADLKKEISHQKNFGKCEFGLLIKNAQTDEEYNNDNALIAKNTSVIVSRVPLTVQQKRSWDRNESQQFVHSRDEASTSHPVDLSRIDGSENDKINAMMTQSSHDYNPSNYQKLRGGNQTGEVPPSYRCHKCHQQGHWIKNCPLTLNQESIEIKKSTGIPRSFMIPVEGPRAPGAMITPTGHYAVPAIDHQAYKEGKKERPPFSSDPEPIIKKPEIPDDLTCNYCKDLLTDAVLIPCCAGAFCDLCIRTHLVDSEINECPVCNEREISPGGLIPSRFLRNSVMRFINETGYARRQIYPPSQKNKDEAIDIESTTEPATFVVPQVPNEVVEVDPTVKAEETVSNKISTTVKEETKLVDPIVPNEASEPVQAVIEEGHEVIIPPGTEEPLLPKIKITSEKEINNSDTIITKKDDYEETFEDDRRPRERPRVFNKDPQRDRGSERIVGTYRLINRRRSSSPRQRNDYPSQHGHLHMMNQTKEYQNMPPGNSQRYPPNMHYESDIRRSGERPGTPTIDEPHLHPQSQGNQSNMIPYPPGEERISQSQQQQQQQQQQQQQGGYNQPPPSMPPHGNPLLPDPYAMNHGHRMPMYPHQQGPHYGPPRYDRPPYQQPGYRPSQPRGSYNGPPRPMRGMHHLGYRGVQQPPMGIPRNIHNGNPTGVIDDPLEAFERMLREKDERDRRLGKHRRRSRTRSRSRSYSRSRSRSFGRRSPRLSRSRSPPPKRRGSRSPLPSRRSRTPKRRSSRDGSRSFSISSQSPPRGAISRDRDRERERDRERDLPPRYRSPVRSPPRFQRDRERERDRPRSRESREGYSTNYYAESKDYSYRDRERDGTRERTSSRYPPRNQTSQHSTIPSLMSSHPPPPLMSLGSQSTTTPPTTTTTSPLTQVPSASSSSSTAPLLPTAAVAASVVPAVPERKDYYDSYNRYSGPPGQQQRFSSPTRGDYQKRFDDVAPPGTEGYYDVPPPGVDHPERLLRDERERPRSIKDQEDRDHKDTDDDRPSRDDRPRERDTRDREDRDRRDRDREREKDDRPLHQKEKDERDRRDTKDKEHDRYIRRDDDRTSDKRDYDKDKDKYRDDRERGERDRYRNDDKIRIRDRKDRTERDFDDKERDRHDRHSDDRKKNKKSSSPHPQKTRSDTRDISPEKKKEKKLKDKKKKKDSVDEKLEKKKKKKKEKKSLKEAIAKNELSKYQLSLQSSDNTLSDKIDDKLLSSNDIKHENNDNKINTGDVSTSHDESFDVSDQNNSLVETKIKNDDKTIVTMMNPEPPEQTDNDDFCLNPPNPNFKPIPEVKNDNDKPTIDSLYDGLDDTEINTVITEKYAIIPDEELANVEKYNTDDDTTKRIDDEDDEDDDDEDKSIVTTTAAITATTTEPLTSTPTRTTTPERNITTSTIKTTTKDEFLAPMPELSKWERDDERDEPDEPESDTTEEFIKLDVSITSPQHTDTNNDEIQSTKLVTSEVLKRAENAIFQKAINAIRPIEIKKISESRKILYQNPEPKNTIDTNTDLNRSSSDRKSVNVTINIGKNERNVEITEPLLKKSKLDRSNYRSSNDLLLHSPTRLSAKERLGDKIDDDDGSGGGGNKDDSKTYYDKDSNKSDNNLMARSRSPKLSKKQSPIIDAISRHTTSERKVYLDDKKRDKNERQRDHRGHHSIDNKHDLKDTFVKREKNDSRDDSRSNKNTESIRVDKVEKEKRGKSPVYVKHNTVKRKIGSGGDDDDVVIDKKKDSKKNRDDKKRKRSHRSNSRSKSKDCKRKKEKKHKDNKKQKHNKEHSSSMQREKLIVDDKSTIDEKNQNQEDDDNVVGKKTNRKNPRLISDRKKSALDEASFEPDYSASETATDDNNDDNTINIKKQKNSDDLSTTDSVKDKIIDNKIINKKRIKSTSSDDDDEDSSTTLSSSSESDDSSYRKRKKKHKKHKKRKTTRKDSSSDSDSYSDSSESSSDDEKHKKKSKKSKSKSKQSKKKKKSKHK